The following is a genomic window from Synechococcus sp. JA-2-3B'a(2-13).
GGCGGTGGAACGATTCTCAAATGACATGAAAACCTGGGAAAGGGCTGACGAAGCTGGGAAAGAGGATGTGTACTCTTCAAATCATACGCGCAGATCCTACGCGAGAAGTTGGCGGGATCCCCTAAAGTAGCAAAATGGAACCCTTCCGCTCGGATCCCTGACCTCTGCCATGTCCTCCAATCCCCTGGTGTTTTTGGTCTGTCACGGCAGCCGGGATCCCGATTATCAGCAGGCTTTGGCAGATTTGTTGGCCCGGGTGCAGCAGCAGCTGGCTCCCCAGCCGGTGGAGCTGGCCCAGTTGGAAGGTCAGCCTCTCACCCTGGCCGAACAGATTCAAGGACGGCTGGCAGCTTGGCTGGGCGCAGGCCGATCTCCCGATCAAGTGGTGCTGCTGTCGCTGTTTATGGGCGAGGGATCCCATGTGGAAGAGGATTTACCGGCTGCGGTGAAGCAGGTTCAAGCTCGCTGGCCGCGCCTGCCCATCCGGTTAACACCCCCCATTGGCCAGCACCCGGCCCTCCTGGATCTGTTGGTGGCTCGCATTCTGGCTCCACAGCCCTCTTGCTCTGCAACGCTCAGGCAATCCGGCGAACGGGCAGATGCCTGGATTGTGCTTGGCCATGGCAGCCGTCTGCCGGGGTTTGCCGCCCAGCTCCAAGCCGGGATCCAAACTGTGCAACGGCGCTTGCCCGAGATCCCCTTGCATGTGGCTTTTGCTGCCCAGTCCCCCACCTTAGAAGCGGTCGTGATCCATTGCTTGCGCCTTAGCCAGTGCCGTCTACGGGTGCTGCCGTTTTTTCTCTTTCCAGGCGGTCTGCTGCGCGCCCTACAAGAACAGGCTCAGCGATTACAGCGGGAATGGCCTCTGCTCCAAATCCAGGTGGAGCCGCCCCTCTGGCGGGATCCTCAACTGATGCAGGCCATTGTGGAGACACTCCAGGCTTTTAGCCCGGCGCTGGAATAGCCGAATCTTTCCCGTTCCCTCAAAATGGATATTTCCAACAGCAATGACGCGACCAGGACTTGAGATGGGCAAAGTGTATTTGGTGGGGGCAGGGCCTGGGGATCCAGGGCTGCTGACGGTGAAGGGAAAGGCGCTACTCGCCCACGCGGATGTGGTCATCTACGATGCTCTGGTGGGATCCTCCATCCTGGAGCTGATCCCGCCGACGGCAGAACGGATCTATGCTGGCAAACACTGCGGCGCTCACACCTTGCCCCAGGAGCAGATCACAGCCTTGCTGATGGAGAAAGCTCGGACGGCAGCCGTGGTGGTGCGGCTCAAAGGGGGGGATCCCTTCATCTTTGGGCGAGGCGGCGAGGAGATGTTGGCTCTGGTGCAGGCCGGGATCCCAGTGGAGGTGGTGCCGGGAATTACGGCGGGCATTGCCGCCAGCGCCTATGCCGGGATCCCTCTCACCCATCGCGACCTCAGCTCCTCAGTTGCTTTTGTTACCGGACATGAGGCGGCAGGGAAATACCGCCCTCAGGTCAATTGGCGGGCTTTGGCCGGGGCGGTGGAAACCCTGGTGATCTACATGGGCATGCACAACCTCAGCCACATTGCCGCTGAATTGTTGGCCGGAGGGAAAGCTCCCGACACCCCGGTTGCCCTGATCCGCTGGGGCACCACCCCTGAGCAAGAGATTCATCTGCTCCGCCTGCAGACTCTGGCTGGGCAGCCCTCGCCCGTAGCACCGCCTTCAATTGTTGTGGTGGGAGCGGTGGTCAGCCTGGCCAGCTTGTTGCCCACTTTGCGTCCGCCAGTCTCGTATTGCTCCGCAGCGCTTGCGCAACCGGAATCTCCATGAACGCCTTCTTTCGCAAGTTGGGTGCCCTCTTCTCCGCCTACTACGCCTACATGCTGGAGTACCGGGCCGAGCTGATCCTGTGGGTGTTGGCCGGATCCCTGCCCCTGATCATGATGGGGGTGTGGAGCGAGGCAGCCCGCTCAGGAGACTTCTCGCTGTCTGCTCTGGAGTTCATCCGCTACTTTCTGGCG
Proteins encoded in this region:
- a CDS encoding sirohydrochlorin chelatase, translating into MSSNPLVFLVCHGSRDPDYQQALADLLARVQQQLAPQPVELAQLEGQPLTLAEQIQGRLAAWLGAGRSPDQVVLLSLFMGEGSHVEEDLPAAVKQVQARWPRLPIRLTPPIGQHPALLDLLVARILAPQPSCSATLRQSGERADAWIVLGHGSRLPGFAAQLQAGIQTVQRRLPEIPLHVAFAAQSPTLEAVVIHCLRLSQCRLRVLPFFLFPGGLLRALQEQAQRLQREWPLLQIQVEPPLWRDPQLMQAIVETLQAFSPALE
- the cobA gene encoding uroporphyrinogen-III C-methyltransferase, with the protein product MGKVYLVGAGPGDPGLLTVKGKALLAHADVVIYDALVGSSILELIPPTAERIYAGKHCGAHTLPQEQITALLMEKARTAAVVVRLKGGDPFIFGRGGEEMLALVQAGIPVEVVPGITAGIAASAYAGIPLTHRDLSSSVAFVTGHEAAGKYRPQVNWRALAGAVETLVIYMGMHNLSHIAAELLAGGKAPDTPVALIRWGTTPEQEIHLLRLQTLAGQPSPVAPPSIVVVGAVVSLASLLPTLRPPVSYCSAALAQPESP